A stretch of Vibrio maritimus DNA encodes these proteins:
- a CDS encoding mechanosensitive ion channel family protein gives MDYLETLKSLYLSLTEVEKHFFQIAATTISFCLIPWIVRTILSRFLDMNPNRVKAKYEVKFVHRVQYLVGFVFSIFWFQYFSVQGWYSKLAEIGVLLFSVLVVHSVLDFLEAQFSRSESLDGIPIKPFVELIKIASSAIMLVLMIAILLDIPPMALVSGIGAMSAVLLLIFKDSILGTVTAIKINVHRLVRKGDWIEVDKYDADGVIKDITLNVITVENWDKTTSIIPTYEILNVGLKNWRSMTLQGRRIKRSLSLDANSIKFLDMNHVNQLATVPLLRRQIAELCESHQLHELGDNMSKRCLTNAGLFRLYVEAYLRSRGDINRDHTLMVRQLDCSSKGVPLEVYCFTKNTDWGHFETVQAEIFEHLYSVLNLFELRVFQDVSHLDFERAA, from the coding sequence ATGGACTATTTGGAAACTCTAAAGTCACTCTATCTGTCGTTGACTGAAGTGGAAAAGCACTTCTTTCAGATTGCGGCAACAACCATCTCTTTCTGCCTAATCCCTTGGATTGTAAGGACAATACTTTCTCGATTTCTAGATATGAATCCAAATAGAGTGAAAGCGAAGTATGAAGTGAAATTTGTACATCGTGTTCAATACTTAGTGGGTTTTGTATTTAGTATCTTTTGGTTCCAATACTTTTCGGTGCAGGGGTGGTATAGCAAACTGGCAGAGATTGGAGTGTTACTTTTCTCTGTTTTGGTTGTTCACTCGGTTTTAGATTTCCTAGAAGCGCAATTCTCTCGCAGTGAGTCTTTAGATGGGATACCGATCAAGCCCTTTGTTGAGCTTATTAAAATAGCGAGCTCGGCGATCATGTTAGTGCTGATGATCGCTATTTTGCTTGATATCCCACCGATGGCATTAGTCAGTGGTATTGGTGCAATGTCTGCTGTTCTTTTATTGATCTTCAAAGACAGTATTTTAGGAACCGTTACGGCCATTAAGATCAATGTTCATAGGCTGGTACGTAAAGGAGACTGGATAGAAGTCGATAAGTACGATGCGGATGGTGTAATTAAAGACATTACCCTCAACGTTATCACGGTAGAGAACTGGGATAAAACGACGTCAATCATTCCGACTTATGAAATACTTAATGTTGGTCTTAAGAACTGGAGAAGCATGACTCTACAGGGGAGACGGATAAAACGTAGCCTTTCTTTGGATGCCAATAGCATCAAGTTTTTAGACATGAATCATGTCAATCAGCTTGCGACTGTCCCTTTGCTGCGTCGCCAAATAGCAGAGCTGTGTGAATCTCATCAGTTGCATGAATTGGGTGACAATATGAGCAAGCGTTGCTTGACTAATGCTGGATTATTTCGACTTTATGTAGAGGCATACTTGCGCTCAAGAGGCGATATAAATCGAGACCATACTCTGATGGTTCGTCAGCTAGATTGCTCTTCTAAAGGTGTCCCGCTTGAGGTCTACTGTTTTACAAAAAATACAGACTGGGGGCATTTTGAAACGGTACAGGCTGAGATTTTTGAGCATCTGTACTCTGTTCTGAACCTATTTGAGTTGCGCGTCTTTCAGGACGTGAGTCATCTTGACTTTGAGCGAGCAGCGTAA
- a CDS encoding transglycosylase SLT domain-containing protein: MKYYTIALCVGLALHANAAIDPFEELDNEVSKAFISPEQEQAEFEAWYIAHMQEYAAWRSAYLKKWDAEREASLVSWGDTKIGASHYSVKQNPEKDTRTIVDYDNDTVTVEVLVDANASAEEVSQLLKSELAGAEVDHQILESTAKIDTVERVVSYDVENEKKVLREIVEQTEAQLNEIEKQADQLAMQADVEVDESIVKAQQQALVVEAKQRMASVNETYEKQRKEAQEQPVAAKKVVSLSVKMPSSSLERRIEPFLDDVYKQSEEFNIKPELILAVMHTESSFNPAARSPIPAFGLMQVVATSAGHDVNRFVHKIDAPMNERDLYKPEYNIQAGTGYLDILNTRYLREITNPKSREYCIIAAYNTGAGNVAKAFGERRIKAAAKKINTMTPDEVYNTLINNLPYDETINYLKKVTKRQRDYSAEVIE, encoded by the coding sequence ATGAAATACTACACAATTGCCCTATGTGTTGGCCTCGCTTTGCATGCCAATGCAGCTATTGATCCGTTTGAAGAATTAGATAACGAAGTTTCTAAAGCCTTCATTTCTCCAGAACAAGAACAAGCTGAGTTTGAAGCTTGGTATATCGCACACATGCAAGAATATGCTGCCTGGAGAAGTGCATATTTGAAGAAATGGGATGCGGAGCGTGAAGCGTCTCTTGTTAGTTGGGGCGATACGAAAATTGGTGCCAGCCATTACAGCGTCAAGCAGAACCCTGAGAAAGATACGCGAACTATCGTTGACTATGATAACGACACTGTCACCGTCGAGGTGTTAGTCGATGCCAATGCTAGCGCAGAGGAAGTGTCTCAATTACTCAAGTCCGAGCTTGCTGGAGCTGAGGTTGATCACCAGATTCTTGAATCCACTGCGAAGATAGACACAGTCGAGAGGGTAGTTAGTTATGATGTTGAAAATGAGAAGAAAGTTCTTCGAGAAATCGTAGAGCAGACGGAAGCTCAACTCAACGAAATCGAAAAACAAGCTGACCAATTGGCTATGCAGGCTGATGTAGAAGTCGATGAGTCAATCGTTAAAGCTCAGCAGCAAGCCCTCGTTGTCGAAGCCAAGCAACGCATGGCCTCGGTAAATGAAACCTATGAGAAGCAGCGCAAAGAGGCGCAAGAACAGCCAGTTGCTGCTAAGAAAGTCGTGAGTCTTAGTGTCAAAATGCCCAGCAGCAGTCTTGAGCGACGTATTGAACCTTTCCTAGATGATGTCTATAAGCAAAGTGAAGAATTTAATATTAAGCCAGAATTGATATTGGCTGTCATGCATACAGAGTCTAGTTTTAATCCTGCTGCTCGCTCACCAATACCAGCGTTTGGGTTGATGCAAGTTGTCGCAACAAGTGCCGGACATGATGTAAATAGATTTGTGCACAAGATCGATGCACCTATGAATGAACGAGATTTATATAAGCCAGAATACAATATACAGGCTGGGACAGGCTATTTGGATATTCTCAATACAAGATATCTAAGAGAGATTACCAATCCCAAAAGCCGAGAGTATTGCATTATCGCTGCCTATAACACAGGAGCGGGCAATGTAGCCAAAGCATTTGGAGAGCGTCGAATAAAAGCTGCGGCGAAGAAGATAAACACCATGACACCGGATGAGGTATATAACACTTTAATTAATAATCTTCCATATGACGAAACCATCAATTATCTGAAGAAGGTTACTAAGCGTCAGCGTGACTACAGTGCGGAGGTTATTGAGTGA
- a CDS encoding DUF3626 domain-containing protein has protein sequence MSRSNPVDVALTNVRNKSTGTSVQEAFTITINFHPDRLTADNTPLLLAMAQSGVLKSQFETQTSNGGLTAYKGGERWQWEKRVFDGAYDDAPDNLRPKYGALNYRQYPMGASPRFGSAFFKLKSHVLERTTFCYPDSYFNPEDFATSDRLSDLVAMAIQAQVDRLDNYIEAHIHGELSLCEDVESLVLDPVYRSTPIEQQARDLGVVVEWHNGYELTIENMAQFPDYRGQEFIKVAKRLAVNGVIDAALLGRAVTEQGYEEQEVKKVWHYLARFGYRGDKR, from the coding sequence ATGAGCCGTAGTAACCCAGTCGATGTAGCCCTTACCAATGTCCGTAATAAATCGACAGGGACGTCCGTACAGGAAGCATTCACTATCACGATCAACTTCCACCCTGACCGATTAACCGCAGACAACACACCTCTGCTGTTGGCGATGGCACAATCAGGTGTTTTAAAGTCTCAGTTCGAAACCCAAACCAGTAACGGTGGCTTAACGGCCTATAAAGGTGGTGAGCGTTGGCAGTGGGAAAAGAGAGTATTTGATGGAGCGTACGATGACGCTCCCGATAACCTGCGGCCCAAGTATGGCGCGCTAAACTATCGTCAGTATCCAATGGGCGCCTCCCCAAGATTTGGCTCAGCTTTTTTTAAACTCAAATCTCATGTACTCGAGCGCACCACCTTCTGTTATCCAGACAGCTATTTTAATCCTGAAGATTTTGCGACGTCAGATCGACTCAGCGATCTCGTTGCTATGGCGATTCAAGCGCAAGTGGATCGCCTTGATAATTATATAGAGGCTCACATCCATGGCGAGCTCTCTCTTTGTGAAGATGTGGAGAGTTTGGTACTTGACCCAGTATACCGCTCAACGCCAATCGAGCAGCAAGCTCGAGATCTTGGAGTTGTTGTCGAATGGCATAATGGGTATGAGCTTACGATAGAAAACATGGCTCAGTTTCCAGACTATCGAGGTCAGGAGTTCATTAAGGTTGCCAAACGCCTGGCGGTCAATGGTGTTATAGATGCTGCCTTATTGGGAAGAGCGGTAACGGAGCAAGGCTATGAGGAACAAGAGGTAAAAAAAGTCTGGCACTATTTAGCTCGATTTGGTTATCGAGGAGACAAGCGGTAA
- a CDS encoding MFS transporter yields the protein MSLVSVPFVGTGADTALHVVSAVVLVASIGAAIYGFWRIHELPINKAHSRDHHQLGLITALTWIGFIWHWVWVLAVIIAFVDMEKAIVRLRDIWNSEKSESDEC from the coding sequence ATGAGTTTAGTGAGTGTTCCTTTCGTTGGAACGGGGGCTGATACTGCGCTTCATGTTGTGTCAGCCGTCGTGTTAGTTGCCAGTATTGGCGCTGCTATCTATGGATTTTGGCGGATCCACGAACTTCCAATTAACAAAGCGCATAGCCGCGACCATCACCAACTTGGGCTCATTACTGCGCTCACCTGGATTGGCTTTATTTGGCACTGGGTTTGGGTATTGGCAGTCATCATTGCATTTGTGGATATGGAAAAAGCCATAGTCCGATTGCGGGATATTTGGAACAGCGAAAAATCGGAGAGCGACGAATGTTAG
- a CDS encoding bile acid:sodium symporter family protein: MIGRITQLFPVWAVLFAAAAYFSPELFVGLKAQIIPLLTIIMLAMGISLSPKDFINVFQFKKAVGVGVLLQFLVMPLTALLISYLLGFNTELTVGMVLVGSVAGGTSSNVMAFLAKGNVALSISMTAISTLLGIILTPLLIQLLVGERVDVPVSAMLMSLVKIVLLPVGIGLLINTFAHKAVAKANALLPLISMIAIVLIIAIVVALNSENLSQVGPLVALAVILHNSIGLTAGYYCCRLLGFNESTCRTIAFEVGLQNSGLATALAMKFFSPASAIAGTIFSVWHNISGSLLAGYWVRKKETPAKDTAAC, encoded by the coding sequence ATGATAGGAAGAATTACCCAACTGTTTCCAGTTTGGGCAGTATTGTTTGCAGCCGCCGCTTATTTTTCGCCAGAACTGTTTGTTGGTCTCAAAGCGCAAATTATTCCACTGCTAACAATCATCATGCTCGCCATGGGGATAAGCTTGTCTCCCAAAGACTTCATTAATGTTTTCCAGTTTAAAAAAGCAGTCGGTGTCGGCGTACTATTGCAGTTTCTTGTGATGCCATTAACCGCACTTCTCATTAGCTACCTACTCGGCTTCAATACTGAGTTAACGGTTGGGATGGTATTAGTGGGTAGCGTTGCGGGCGGTACCTCATCTAACGTGATGGCTTTCTTGGCAAAAGGGAATGTCGCACTCTCTATTTCAATGACGGCGATATCAACGTTACTGGGCATCATATTAACACCGTTACTGATTCAACTATTGGTCGGCGAGAGAGTGGATGTTCCGGTATCCGCGATGCTAATGAGCTTAGTGAAGATTGTCCTGCTACCTGTCGGCATTGGTCTGCTCATCAACACATTTGCTCACAAGGCCGTCGCTAAGGCAAACGCCCTACTTCCACTTATCTCCATGATCGCTATCGTCTTGATCATTGCCATCGTAGTGGCTTTGAACTCAGAAAACCTAAGCCAAGTCGGGCCGTTAGTCGCGCTTGCGGTAATCCTGCACAACAGCATTGGTCTCACCGCTGGTTATTACTGCTGCCGTTTGCTCGGTTTCAACGAATCCACTTGCCGGACGATAGCCTTCGAGGTTGGCTTACAAAATTCCGGCTTGGCGACCGCATTGGCAATGAAGTTTTTCTCACCGGCTTCTGCGATAGCCGGCACTATCTTCTCGGTTTGGCACAATATCTCGGGTTCACTGCTTGCAGGGTATTGGGTCCGTAAGAAAGAAACTCCAGCTAAAGACACTGCGGCTTGCTAA
- a CDS encoding HlyD family secretion protein: MLEGLAVWALFIYLLRLIGMPWNKFSKSFAYVGGVGWLMFVWVGLINYTPMDLSGGSLVQAPHIHLRPDSSNVSGKVIKLHIEPNQQIHKGQLIYEIDPKPYQIALDQAEIQHDAADVSLNSAIQDVEIAKSTYLSSLKAVETSQSQLNAAVVDYQLQTKMLKRFQEQNSVVSNTITESDIDKQVSLVEVARHKVTTIEAQLEKKRVDSDKAKLAINKSELAVESKRAELRNTKENVERARWDLDSTKVYAPADGFVTNFILREGQLLSRVPRLQMYTNEKYVLMRVNHQAIRNIHQGQAAEFSTSVYPGHVFAAEVEGIVEATGESQGTLLALDQSVRTTTGQNVNNKHHFVRLKIHETEGYDIPVGAVGLAWVSGDKPIGFLAFLDVIRGIILRMKSQLYFFYSI; encoded by the coding sequence ATGTTAGAGGGTTTAGCGGTTTGGGCACTGTTCATCTACTTGCTTAGGCTAATTGGCATGCCTTGGAATAAGTTCTCCAAAAGCTTTGCTTATGTGGGTGGTGTTGGTTGGTTGATGTTTGTTTGGGTAGGGCTGATTAACTATACGCCGATGGACTTATCGGGCGGATCACTGGTTCAAGCTCCGCATATTCACTTGCGCCCAGACTCATCGAACGTTTCTGGAAAGGTGATAAAGCTTCACATTGAGCCCAATCAGCAGATTCATAAAGGGCAGCTTATCTATGAAATCGACCCAAAACCCTACCAGATTGCATTGGATCAAGCTGAAATCCAACACGATGCCGCTGACGTGTCCCTTAATAGCGCAATTCAAGATGTCGAAATAGCAAAATCTACTTATTTATCATCACTTAAAGCGGTTGAGACCTCTCAAAGCCAGCTTAACGCAGCAGTCGTGGATTACCAACTACAGACCAAAATGCTCAAACGATTTCAGGAGCAGAACTCGGTTGTGAGCAACACCATTACTGAGAGTGACATTGATAAGCAGGTGAGCTTGGTTGAGGTAGCGCGTCATAAAGTGACGACTATCGAAGCGCAGCTTGAAAAGAAACGTGTGGATTCAGATAAAGCGAAGCTCGCCATCAATAAATCTGAGCTTGCTGTTGAGAGCAAACGCGCAGAGCTTCGCAACACGAAAGAGAATGTAGAACGAGCCCGATGGGACTTAGACAGTACCAAGGTTTACGCGCCAGCGGACGGTTTTGTTACCAACTTCATTCTTCGAGAAGGTCAGCTTCTGTCGCGAGTGCCTCGCTTGCAGATGTATACCAATGAAAAGTACGTGCTGATGCGAGTTAACCATCAGGCAATTCGTAATATCCATCAAGGTCAAGCTGCAGAATTTTCAACCTCGGTTTACCCCGGTCATGTATTTGCCGCCGAAGTTGAAGGTATTGTTGAAGCGACAGGTGAATCTCAAGGAACACTGTTGGCTCTGGATCAATCAGTGCGAACAACGACAGGTCAGAACGTTAACAACAAGCATCATTTTGTTCGTTTGAAGATCCACGAGACAGAGGGCTATGACATTCCGGTTGGGGCAGTGGGATTAGCCTGGGTTAGTGGTGATAAACCCATTGGCTTTCTTGCGTTTCTTGACGTCATCCGAGGAATTATCCTGAGAATGAAATCACAGTTGTACTTCTTCTACTCAATTTAA
- a CDS encoding LysR family transcriptional regulator: protein MDLNLARTFVLVFQHQSFTKAADILGVSQPAVSKAIRKLESDVGDALFVKSGRGISPTSRAVSLATDFQRAIDIIDNAVFSKNRLSIYCVEALMHTLGDIETATFKVPPFDQELLFDQLRAQQIDLVIDTTTTKDSAFEIESIHSEPIAVICRKDHPKIIGDTFTRELYYQLEHIEYKATRDGRSFLEVFAEEPLEHRNVVRQASNQATMAMLAAKSDCIGLVFQSFAKEWADRLNLKILPMPVKCRDVPIHMIYHKRRIQDPQHRTIRELIKQRIHSI from the coding sequence TTGGACTTAAATCTCGCAAGAACATTTGTGCTCGTTTTTCAGCATCAATCATTTACAAAAGCAGCGGATATACTGGGAGTCAGTCAACCTGCAGTAAGTAAAGCCATCCGCAAACTCGAATCAGATGTGGGTGATGCCTTATTCGTTAAGTCGGGACGAGGTATTTCCCCCACCAGCCGCGCAGTATCACTGGCTACCGACTTTCAACGAGCAATCGACATTATCGATAATGCTGTATTTTCTAAGAATCGACTCTCTATTTACTGTGTTGAAGCGCTTATGCACACTCTTGGAGATATTGAAACAGCCACGTTCAAAGTTCCTCCTTTCGATCAAGAGTTACTGTTTGATCAACTAAGGGCGCAACAAATCGATCTGGTTATCGACACGACAACCACCAAAGACTCTGCTTTTGAAATCGAATCGATCCATAGCGAACCTATCGCGGTTATTTGTCGTAAAGATCACCCTAAGATAATCGGTGATACATTTACTCGAGAGCTCTATTATCAGCTTGAGCATATCGAATACAAAGCGACCAGAGATGGGCGGTCTTTTTTAGAGGTTTTTGCAGAAGAACCGCTTGAACACAGAAACGTCGTACGCCAAGCTTCAAACCAAGCCACGATGGCAATGTTAGCCGCAAAATCTGACTGTATCGGTTTGGTATTTCAGTCTTTTGCCAAAGAGTGGGCAGATAGACTCAACCTGAAGATACTGCCTATGCCGGTAAAATGTCGAGACGTTCCTATTCATATGATTTACCACAAACGTCGCATCCAAGATCCTCAGCATCGGACAATTCGCGAGCTCATTAAACAACGAATTCATAGCATCTGA
- a CDS encoding ETEC_3214 domain-containing protein, with product MEYSKHLSKAKSVAFSVAAIIVSIGTWSDTEAVIISNYQRVEATFTNTNEYNLIDKINVGHSFEYLSSLTGVSQAVKSSKIDEEVRFYYYNFRKFLLSVAVKQGRVASYSIQALVPDFNVNIPFSNAQLDQQSLSRVISVPDESYFESGNSNFYLDSISLGRDAMYNTLMVGSFQYITFDSDMDKKISKLDDAFVLGDEKREQELKSAIRSRSANTFVIGELTEPLLIEMLLSKFEYSAYFS from the coding sequence ATGGAATATAGCAAGCATCTTTCAAAGGCTAAGTCTGTGGCATTTTCTGTTGCCGCGATTATCGTATCTATTGGTACATGGAGTGACACTGAAGCTGTAATAATCAGTAACTACCAGAGAGTGGAAGCTACCTTTACGAATACCAACGAGTACAACCTTATCGATAAGATTAATGTTGGACACTCTTTTGAGTATCTATCTTCTCTAACGGGTGTTTCTCAAGCAGTTAAAAGCTCAAAAATTGATGAAGAAGTACGATTCTACTACTACAACTTTCGAAAGTTTCTTTTAAGCGTAGCGGTAAAGCAAGGGCGAGTTGCAAGTTATTCAATCCAAGCTTTAGTGCCGGATTTTAATGTAAATATACCATTTAGCAACGCGCAGTTGGACCAACAATCTTTGAGCAGAGTTATATCTGTACCTGATGAAAGCTACTTTGAAAGTGGGAATTCAAACTTCTATCTTGACTCCATATCCCTTGGTCGAGATGCCATGTACAACACGTTAATGGTTGGCTCTTTTCAGTATATAACCTTTGATAGCGACATGGATAAGAAGATTTCGAAGCTAGATGATGCATTTGTTCTAGGTGATGAAAAACGAGAGCAGGAATTAAAAAGTGCTATTCGTAGCCGTTCAGCCAATACATTTGTCATTGGTGAATTAACCGAACCTCTGCTTATCGAAATGTTGCTATCGAAATTTGAATATAGCGCCTACTTCTCTTAA
- a CDS encoding DUF1254 domain-containing protein, with amino-acid sequence MINRLLNKTSIATLLASVSMLATTPALAAEEQATVNYTGRDKVEYDYAYALGVQATVYGWAPVMMDVALELQTSVDAPMDNGQAPVNQIGPITRLWDHRDRSYTTPNNDTLYLQAWADLEEEPLVLFVPEIKDRYWIEQIVDMYTESVVDLGNATVGEQGGYFVLAKRGYEGELPEGVEVHYSNTRYIWLAGRLGVENAQDEEKARELQSQFRLMPLSEYPNGGVQPEPKHATGAPTVQFPQGLAWFERLDKVLNENPLAEDKPVLESFEYIGIGNDGLANLSNVRKHALEDAFKDGFAIILDAAMHSDTPVNGWNWEYKAGAYGADYLQRAAINMNSIGLNSPERAMYPKRYVDSEGELLHGENSYTVTFPADMQVNEEIGGFWSVTMYDAQDRFMVENAIDRFKIGSMTEDLVYNKDGSLTITISHQEPTDATARANWLPAPNDSFMLQVRLYEPKESVYTGQFSLPEMYKNN; translated from the coding sequence ATGATCAATAGACTCCTTAACAAAACCTCTATTGCTACATTGCTCGCTTCCGTCAGTATGTTGGCAACAACCCCTGCGCTTGCCGCTGAAGAGCAAGCAACCGTGAACTATACAGGTCGTGACAAAGTGGAATACGATTATGCGTACGCATTAGGTGTGCAAGCGACTGTTTATGGCTGGGCACCAGTAATGATGGATGTGGCGCTTGAGCTGCAAACTTCTGTTGATGCGCCAATGGATAACGGTCAAGCACCCGTCAACCAGATTGGCCCAATCACGCGTCTATGGGACCACCGTGACCGTTCATACACTACGCCAAACAATGACACGCTGTATCTTCAAGCATGGGCTGATCTAGAAGAAGAGCCTCTAGTGCTGTTTGTTCCTGAAATCAAAGATCGCTACTGGATCGAACAAATTGTAGATATGTACACAGAATCTGTTGTTGACCTAGGCAATGCAACGGTTGGCGAACAAGGTGGTTACTTTGTGCTTGCGAAACGTGGTTATGAAGGTGAACTACCAGAGGGTGTTGAAGTACATTACTCGAATACTCGTTACATCTGGCTTGCTGGTCGTTTAGGTGTTGAGAACGCACAAGACGAAGAAAAAGCACGTGAGCTGCAATCTCAGTTCCGCCTAATGCCACTTTCTGAGTACCCGAACGGCGGTGTTCAACCAGAGCCAAAACACGCAACTGGCGCACCAACTGTGCAGTTCCCACAAGGTCTAGCTTGGTTTGAACGTCTAGATAAAGTGCTTAATGAAAACCCACTTGCTGAAGATAAGCCAGTACTTGAATCATTCGAATACATCGGTATCGGTAACGACGGTCTTGCAAACTTAAGCAACGTTCGCAAACACGCACTTGAGGACGCATTTAAAGACGGCTTTGCAATCATCCTAGACGCTGCGATGCACAGTGACACGCCAGTAAATGGTTGGAACTGGGAATATAAAGCAGGTGCTTACGGTGCAGACTACTTGCAACGTGCTGCGATCAACATGAACTCTATTGGTCTTAACTCTCCTGAACGCGCGATGTATCCAAAGCGCTATGTAGACAGCGAAGGCGAACTACTGCACGGTGAGAACAGCTACACAGTGACCTTCCCTGCAGACATGCAAGTAAACGAAGAGATCGGTGGATTCTGGTCTGTGACTATGTACGATGCACAAGATCGCTTCATGGTAGAGAATGCGATTGACCGCTTCAAGATCGGTTCTATGACAGAAGACTTGGTGTACAACAAAGATGGTTCGTTGACTATCACTATTTCTCATCAAGAGCCAACTGACGCAACAGCGCGTGCGAACTGGCTACCAGCTCCAAACGACAGCTTCATGCTTCAAGTTCGTTTGTACGAACCAAAAGAGTCTGTGTACACAGGTCAGTTCTCACTGCCAGAAATGTACAAAAACAACTAA
- a CDS encoding NAD(P)/FAD-dependent oxidoreductase: MTNLSHFQRTFALFICTYFLLACGPAKSDFEPNNSYWFDEKPKQDNPPLNQDIKVDIAVIGGGYSGLSSAWHLAKSNPTLNIAIFEAKHVGSGASGRNGGMVLPGSEEMDFYEDGEASKRHYDLTVTSMKKLEALVKSTGVDADLVLDGYLEAILDEEDIAEYQEYVETANDLSIPLEYWNADETEEEIGTDRYVGAVYDPNGGQVHAMKLVNALRKAVELAGVTIYEHSPVTDIQEGKQITLSVAEKHKVTANDIVLATNAFTSKLGYFGGRVFPVHAQSAVTEPLSEEQLDAIQWQPGIPYFDTRNLLFHLVLTPDNRIVIGGGNAEYEFNDGLVYKGDLDAVSDMMMTELVTLYPALKGIKFERVWNGVLGMTGDSKEAVGVMGEHSNIYYALGYNGHGINLAFLFGDVVATLYRGKVHPWFDHADESLPMWLPPEPAKSVGIKSTLMLYKKQDEAYLEKE; this comes from the coding sequence ATGACAAACTTGAGTCATTTCCAGCGCACTTTTGCGCTTTTTATTTGTACCTATTTTCTCTTAGCCTGTGGACCAGCGAAAAGCGACTTTGAACCTAACAACAGCTACTGGTTTGATGAAAAACCTAAACAAGATAACCCGCCGCTAAACCAAGACATCAAAGTGGACATTGCCGTCATTGGTGGTGGCTACAGTGGTCTCTCAAGCGCTTGGCATTTGGCGAAGTCCAACCCAACTCTCAATATAGCGATTTTTGAAGCAAAACATGTGGGTAGCGGGGCGTCTGGCCGCAATGGCGGCATGGTGCTGCCAGGTTCAGAAGAGATGGACTTCTATGAAGACGGTGAGGCGAGCAAGCGTCACTATGACCTGACTGTCACTAGTATGAAAAAGCTTGAAGCTCTGGTGAAGTCAACGGGTGTCGACGCTGACCTGGTTCTTGATGGTTATCTAGAAGCGATTCTTGATGAAGAGGATATCGCCGAATATCAAGAGTACGTAGAGACTGCTAACGACTTGAGTATTCCGCTTGAGTATTGGAATGCAGACGAAACGGAAGAAGAAATCGGTACGGATCGATATGTTGGGGCAGTTTACGATCCTAATGGTGGTCAGGTGCATGCTATGAAGTTGGTTAACGCACTGAGAAAAGCGGTGGAATTAGCCGGCGTTACCATTTATGAGCACAGTCCGGTGACGGACATTCAAGAGGGTAAACAAATCACCCTAAGTGTTGCTGAAAAGCACAAGGTTACAGCCAATGATATCGTATTAGCGACCAACGCCTTTACTTCGAAGCTGGGTTATTTTGGCGGTCGAGTGTTCCCAGTGCATGCGCAAAGTGCAGTGACGGAGCCATTGAGCGAAGAACAGCTTGATGCCATTCAATGGCAGCCTGGAATTCCATACTTCGATACACGCAATTTACTGTTTCATTTAGTGCTCACTCCAGACAATCGTATCGTAATTGGTGGGGGCAATGCAGAATATGAGTTCAATGACGGTTTAGTCTACAAGGGCGATCTAGATGCAGTCAGCGATATGATGATGACGGAACTAGTGACGCTCTACCCAGCGCTGAAAGGCATTAAGTTCGAACGCGTATGGAATGGTGTATTGGGCATGACTGGCGATAGCAAAGAAGCAGTAGGCGTGATGGGTGAGCATAGCAATATCTACTACGCGCTTGGTTATAATGGACACGGCATCAATCTGGCGTTTTTATTTGGTGATGTTGTTGCCACTCTATACCGAGGCAAGGTTCATCCGTGGTTTGATCATGCTGACGAAAGTTTACCTATGTGGCTACCTCCAGAGCCTGCCAAATCGGTCGGAATTAAATCGACGTTAATGCTCTATAAGAAACAAGACGAAGCGTACTTAGAGAAAGAGTAG